From one Pristis pectinata isolate sPriPec2 chromosome 12, sPriPec2.1.pri, whole genome shotgun sequence genomic stretch:
- the LOC127576365 gene encoding zinc finger protein 239-like isoform X2, translating to MEKPCKCGDCGMGFSYPSQLEIHQRAHTKERPFICSMCGKGFTRSSHLLTHQRIHTGERPYTCTVCGKGFTESSKLKAHHQVHSDEKTFNCSNCEKSFKSSQYLRRHQQVHTTERPFTCSVCGKGFTRSYSLLLHERVHTGKRPYTCAKCGKGFNQSSDLLRHQRVHTGERPFTCSMCGKGFTRSSNLLVHERVHIGKRPFACSVCGKGFNQLAGLLIHKRVHTGERPFSCSVCGKRFISSSNLLVHQRVHTGERPFSCPVCGKGFTCSSNLLVHRRVHTRERPFSCSICGKGFTQLSNLQTHQRIHS from the coding sequence ATGGAGAAACCATGTAAGTGTGGGGACTGTGGGATGGGATTCAGTTACCCATCCCAGCTGGAAATTCACCAGCGGGCGCACACCAaggagaggccgttcatctgttccatgtgtgggaaaggattcactcgtTCGTCCCACCTGCTAAcacaccagcgaattcacactggggagaggccatacaCCTGCACAgtctgtgggaagggattcaccgAGTCATCCAAGCTGAAGGCACATCACCAAGTTCATAGTGACGAGAAAACATttaattgttctaattgtgaaaaGAGCTTTAAAAGCTCTCAATATCTGCGGAGACATCAGCAAGTTCACACAacggagaggccgttcacctgctctgtgtgtgggaaaggattcacccGTTCGTACAGCCTTCTGCTGCATGAGCGGGTTCACACTGGGAAAAGGCCATACACCTGTGccaagtgtgggaagggattcaaccagtcatctgacctgctgagacaccagcgagttcacactggggagaggccgttcacttGCTCcatgtgtgggaaaggattcactcgtTCATCCAATCTCCTGGTTCACGAGCGGGTTCACATTGGGAAGAGGCCATTCGCCTGTTCCgtctgtgggaagggattcaaccAATTAGCCGGCCTTCTGATACACAAACGAGTCCACACTGGGGAgcggccgttctcctgctcagtGTGTGGGAAGAGATTCATTTCCTCCTCCAACCTGTTGgtgcaccagcgagttcacaccggggagcgGCCCTTCTCCTGCCccgtgtgtgggaagggattcacttgttcgTCCAACCTGTTGGTGCACCGCCGGGTTCACACgagggagaggccgttctcctgctccatctgtgggaagggattcactcagttgtCTAATTTACAGACACACCAGAGAATTCACAGTTGA